A genomic stretch from Dermochelys coriacea isolate rDerCor1 chromosome 24, rDerCor1.pri.v4, whole genome shotgun sequence includes:
- the C24H1orf56 gene encoding protein MENT, giving the protein MMMGLLPGALALLLALQVALALAVGPGGRNQPQEATAHSSSTMINGMTAPTAVATLSDALARATTPELGGQTLEASSKKVVTAGNSVGYEFTTANGVEYEVITGSNGGYEVTTGNNILSNTTGSGAVIGVGDTRYKWLAWSKWYCNCEMGSMSRVRDIAYTVPSLQLDPDDYNALRFQRVACSYSHCKCSHKHRECDHAKVTCDAPNLYLCAVRDVRRAQYRQARHFWIRVRMELKGLWKSIRKAFSQLKEEHS; this is encoded by the exons ATGATGATGGGGCTGCTCCCTGgtgccctggccctgctcctggccctgcaggTGGCCTTGGCCCTGGCTGTAGGCCCAGGGGGGCGCAACCAGCCCCAAGAAGCCACTGCCCACTCATCCTCCACCATGATCAATGGCATGACAGCCCCGACCGCCGTGGCGACCCTCTCTGACGCCTTGGCTAGGGCCACCACGCCCGAGCTTGGTGGGCAGACCCTGGAGGCCTCAAGCAAGAAAGTGGTCACCGCGGGCAACAGTGTAGGCTATGAGTTCACCACAGCCAACGGTGTAGAGTATGAGGTCATCACCGGCAGCAACGGAGGGTATGAGGTCACCACGGGCAACAATATCCTGAGCAACACCACTGGCTCTGGAGCAGTGATCGGCGTGGGAGACACCCGCTACAAGTGGCTGGCATGGAGCAAGTGGTATTGCAACTGTGAGATGGGTAGCATGTCCCGGGTGCGGGACATCGCCTACACGGTGCCCAGCCTGCAGCTAGATCCAGACGACTACAACGCCCTGCGCTTCCAGCGCGTAGCTTGCAGCTACAGCCACTGCAAGTGCAGCCACAAGCACCGTGAGTGCGACCATGCGAAGGTGACCTGCGATGCCCCCAACCTCTACCTGTGCGCTGTCAGGGATGTCCGGCGGGCCCAGTACCGCCAGGCTCGGCACTTCTGGATACGAGTCCGCATGGAGCTCAAGGGGCTGTGGAAGAGCATCCGAAAGGCCTTCTCCCAGCTCAAGGAG GAACACAGCTGA